A section of the Nitrospirota bacterium genome encodes:
- a CDS encoding type III pantothenate kinase: MLLVVDIGNTNIVWGVYDDRTLAAHWRIATDVKKTSDEYGILFANLLTAAGISAQRLTGAIISSVVPALTGTVEQMLEQYFHLRPLVVTSDTDTGLTIRYDNPKEIGSDRLVNAAAAYHKYRRDLIVVDFGTATTFCAITAEGQYLGGVIAPGLGISAEALFTRAAKLAKVELIRPKTVIGTDTASSIQSGLLFGYAGLVDTVVRRMEQELGRSTYVIGTGGLSSILASEATSIQKIEPLLTLEGLELLYRRAQGTLPSTMQV, from the coding sequence ATGCTTCTCGTCGTCGATATCGGCAACACCAACATTGTCTGGGGCGTCTATGATGACCGCACCCTGGCGGCCCATTGGCGCATCGCCACGGACGTGAAGAAAACGTCTGACGAATACGGCATTCTCTTCGCCAACCTCCTCACGGCGGCAGGAATCTCCGCGCAACGGCTGACCGGCGCCATCATCTCCAGCGTCGTCCCGGCCCTGACCGGAACCGTCGAACAGATGCTCGAGCAATATTTCCATCTGCGCCCCTTGGTCGTGACCTCGGACACAGATACAGGACTCACCATCCGTTACGACAATCCAAAAGAAATCGGCAGCGACCGGCTGGTCAATGCAGCGGCCGCGTACCATAAATATCGCCGCGACCTCATCGTCGTCGACTTCGGCACCGCGACTACCTTTTGCGCCATCACAGCAGAGGGCCAGTACCTCGGAGGCGTCATCGCTCCCGGCCTGGGCATCTCGGCGGAGGCCCTCTTCACCAGAGCGGCCAAACTCGCCAAAGTGGAATTGATCCGTCCCAAGACCGTCATCGGCACAGACACAGCCAGCAGCATTCAATCGGGGCTCTTATTCGGCTATGCGGGGCTAGTCGATACCGTCGTCCGGCGCATGGAACAGGAACTGGGTCGCAGCACCTACGTCATCGGCACAGGAGGGCTCAGCTCCATCCTGGCTTCCGAAGCGACATCGATCCAAAAGATCGAGCCTCTCCTGACCTTAGAAGGTCTGGAACTCCTCTACCGCCGCGCTCAGGGCACCCTCCCCTCTACCATGCAAGTCTAA
- a CDS encoding biotin--[acetyl-CoA-carboxylase] ligase: protein MATSWLGRRIELFDSLPSTNREASRLAQADVEHGTVVVADSQTAGRGRLARTWFSPAGANLYCSAILRMKRPAEGLTEWLSWLPLVSALAAAEAIEAVSSLHVSVKWPNDLLISERKVGGILCESGSAAGSIPFQIIGIGLNVNVAQEDWPEELRESATSIWHEQQRTVDRNRLLAQLLLELEQCIDELAAHGTSRLSLAYHQRCSTIGQNVKATLANGDQCLGRAEGIGQDGALMVKPDEPQPGSKAPEIVHLRVADIIHVRT from the coding sequence GAACTGTTCGACAGCCTCCCCTCGACGAACCGGGAGGCCTCTCGCCTCGCACAGGCAGACGTGGAACATGGCACGGTCGTCGTCGCAGACAGCCAGACCGCCGGACGGGGGCGCTTAGCCAGAACCTGGTTTTCACCGGCTGGCGCCAACCTCTACTGCTCCGCCATTCTCCGGATGAAACGTCCAGCTGAGGGCCTCACGGAATGGCTCTCCTGGCTGCCGCTCGTCTCGGCGCTGGCAGCAGCAGAAGCCATCGAGGCGGTTTCGTCTCTCCATGTCTCCGTGAAATGGCCCAACGATCTCCTGATCTCGGAGCGAAAGGTCGGCGGGATTCTCTGTGAAAGCGGTTCCGCTGCAGGCTCAATCCCATTCCAGATTATCGGGATCGGCCTCAACGTCAACGTCGCACAAGAAGACTGGCCGGAGGAGCTCCGCGAATCTGCCACCTCGATCTGGCATGAACAACAACGAACTGTTGACCGCAACCGGCTACTCGCCCAACTCCTCCTCGAACTCGAACAATGCATCGATGAATTGGCCGCTCACGGAACCAGTCGGCTGTCGTTGGCCTATCACCAGCGCTGCTCCACCATCGGACAGAACGTGAAGGCCACCTTGGCCAATGGAGACCAGTGCCTGGGGCGAGCCGAAGGCATCGGCCAGGATGGAGCCCTGATGGTGAAACCGGATGAGCCCCAACCAGGCTCCAAAGCGCCGGAGATCGTTCACTTACGAGTCGCTGACATTATCCACGTGCGAACCTAG
- the grpE gene encoding nucleotide exchange factor GrpE, giving the protein MAEEQQNTNTIDNLDNSSQAPEEAGSVAELQQALAAKAEEAKGLNDKYLRLAAEFDNYKRLTQKDQRDQIRFGNEQLLKELLPVVDNLERAIKASREGGSNEVLMQGVELTLKQLTGALTRFYVTPIETVGKPFDPATHQSVTSVQSERVPEQHVVDEFQRGYLLHDRILRAAMVSVSTGRADS; this is encoded by the coding sequence ATGGCTGAAGAGCAACAGAACACGAATACAATCGACAACTTGGACAATTCCTCGCAAGCCCCAGAAGAAGCAGGATCAGTCGCAGAGCTTCAACAGGCTCTCGCGGCCAAGGCTGAAGAGGCGAAGGGTTTGAACGACAAATACCTTCGGCTCGCCGCCGAATTCGACAACTATAAGCGATTGACCCAGAAGGACCAGCGGGACCAGATCCGGTTCGGCAATGAGCAATTGCTAAAGGAACTCCTGCCGGTCGTCGACAATCTCGAACGGGCCATCAAGGCCTCACGAGAAGGCGGAAGCAACGAGGTGCTCATGCAAGGCGTAGAGCTCACCCTCAAACAGTTGACGGGAGCCTTGACGAGATTTTATGTCACGCCCATCGAAACGGTCGGCAAACCCTTCGATCCCGCGACGCATCAGTCCGTCACCTCCGTTCAGTCCGAAAGGGTGCCGGAGCAGCATGTGGTAGACGAGTTTCAACGGGGCTATCTCCTGCACGACCGTATCTTGCGGGCCGCCATGGTGAGCGTATCGACGGGCCGGGCTGACAGCTGA